From Channa argus isolate prfri chromosome 21, Channa argus male v1.0, whole genome shotgun sequence, one genomic window encodes:
- the dcp1b gene encoding mRNA-decapping enzyme 1B, which translates to MTATSAGSSSCLAAKGLDISLAALQRQDPYINNIVDVASQVALYTYNNRANEWEKTEVEGTLFIYTRLASPRHGFTIMNRLNMENLTEPITKDLDFQLQDPFLLYRNARLVIHGIWFYDKEDCKRIAQRMKILTQQEQVLAQSQGGWLFPGGRVTGGGGSDGKAVDIIQMLTKARTEFDKEKSASEPKEIGGSSVLYGNPNVIKPIPVKANTQDSKGAELKSLSLATLFGSHHSSKPEPASPVAAHGTGSSTQTVARPPVARTLTYDDKVNSSGLVTYKGGNVALSESLDGGQKALVGDDAQQQQQQQQQQQNHSEHCPAIQKLMQGQRGVGGVLQTVSESPENRLFDNGVLLEHHHHHHHHLYQQQQEQQQGQQHHHHHHHHDHHQQQQQQQQQQLQPDPIKKLFQIPPPPSTSFPSAAPPCRSNPLPLQENPHLSSQPLIMDSVQCSHLQAQQNQQRYFSLSKLHPEALPSSQSVLSAQETGLLPTQVTNDQVIQPSQGPSSQMPGGMSPHELLRKLQLVQQEQNLASQESSRPCPGLAPRFLGPSQSQGTDSVAVPVPNQTAAAASETAALQFQVISPQRIPATVAPNLLLSPSVFSQAKSSSRLSAGAQESLSLPRNALQEEIRVLSKSQLQATLLHLIQTDCSFLDTIYQAYIRRFANESSSKY; encoded by the exons ATGACAGCGACTTCTGCAGGCAGCAGTAGCTGCCTTGCCGCTAAAGGACTGGATATAAGTCTGGCTGCACTGCAGCGACAAGACCCATACATCAATAACATCGTGGATGTGGCCAGTCAAGTCGCTTTGTATACTTACAACAACAGAGCAAATGAGTGG gaaaAGACAGAAGTGGAAGGCACGCTTTTCATTTACACAAG GTTGGCATCTCCCAGGCATGGTTTCACCATAATGAACAGACTCAACATGGAAAACCTAACAGAGCCAATCACCAAAGATCTGGACTTCCAGCTCCAGGACCCTTTCCTGCTGTACCGCAATGCACGAT TGGTTATCCATGGAATTTGGTTCTATGATAAGGAGGACTGTAAGCGCATTGCCCAAAGGATGAAAAT ACTGACCCAGCAGGAGCAGGTCCTGGCTCAATCTCAGGGGGGGTGGTTGTTCCCAGGAGGAAGAGTaacaggaggaggtggaagtgACGGGAAGGCAGTAGACATTATCCAGATGTTGACCAAAGCACGTACTGAGTTTGACAAG GAGAAGTCTGCTTCTGAGCCAAAGGAGATAGGTGGCAGCAGTGTCCTTTATGGAAACCCAAATGTGATTAAACCAATACCTGTTAAAGCAAACACTCAG GACAGTAAAGGTGCTGAACTGAAGTCTCTGTCTCTGGCCACTCTGTTTGGGTCCCACCACTCATCCAAACCTGAGCCTGCCTCACCAGTGGCAGCTCATGGGACAGGCTCATCCACACAGACAGTTGCTCGCCCACCTGTTGCCCGCACATTGACCTACGATGATAAAGTGAACTCCAGTGGACTAGTAACCTATAAGGGAGGGAATGTCGCCTTGAGTGAGTCTTTAGATGGAGGACAAAAGGCTTTAGTTGGCGACGatgctcagcagcagcagcaacagcagcagcagcagcagaaccaCTCTGAGCACTGCCCAGCTATACAAAAGCTCAtgcagggacagagaggggTTGGTGGGGTGCTTCAGACTGTGTCTGAGTCCCCTGAGAACAGGTTGTTTGACAACGGGGTGCTGCTGGagcatcaccaccaccaccaccatcatctttaccagcagcagcaggagcagcagcaggggcaacagcaccaccaccaccaccatcaccatgatcaccatcagcagcagcagcagcagcagcagcagcagcttcagccTGACCCAATCAAGAAACTCTTCCAAATTCCTCCTcccccctccacctccttccCCTCTGCTGCTCCCCCTTGTCGCTCCAATCCTCTTCCTTTGCAGGAGAACCCGCATCTCTCCTCTCAGCCCTTAATAATGGACTCTGTGCAATGTTCCCACCTTCAAGCACAACAAAACCAGCAGCGCTATTTCAGCCTATCCAAGCTTCACCCAGAAGCTCTGCCCAGCAGCCAGTCAGTTTTGTCAGCACAGGAAACAG GTTTGCTGCCAACTCAGGTGACCAATGACCAAGTCATTCAACCCTCACAAG GTCCGTCTTCCCAAATGCCAGGTGGGATGTCTCCGCATGAGCTCCTCCGAAAGCTCCAGCTAGTCCAGCAAGAGCAAAACCTAGCTTCCCAGGAATCCTCTCGACCCTGTCCAGGACTTGCCCCTCGATTCCTGGGGCCCTCTCAAAGTCAAGGTACAGACTCTGTTGCAGTTCCAGTTCCAAACCAGACTGCTGCCGCTGCAAGTGAAACAGCTGCACTGCAATTTCAA GTCATATCCCCCCAGCGCATACCAGCCACTGTGGCCCccaacctcctcctctctcccagTGTGTTCTCTCAGGCAAAGTCTAGTAGTAGGTTGTCAGCAGGTGCTCAGGAGAGCTTAAGCCTGCCCAGAAATGCGCTCCAGGAAGAGATCAGAGTTTTGTCCAAAAGTCAGCTTCAAGCCACATTGCTGCACCTGAtacag actGACTGCTCATTCCTGGACACCATCTATCAAGCGTATATCAGACGCTTTGCTAATGAGTCCAGCAGCAAGTACTGA